The genomic DNA GACGGCAGCGGAGAGATCCGGTTCGAGAAGGTACCCACCACGCCGCAGGACCCGAGCCAGGGGGTCATCGACTCCATCGCCCGGGTCGACGCAGCGCTTGACCGCACATCCCTGTTCACCCACGGCACCACCCTGGCCCTCAACGCGCTCCTGACCCGCTCCGGCGCCCGGACGGCCGTGGTGGCCACGGCGGGGTTTCGGGACGTATACCTGCTGGGACGGACCTCCCGGGAGGGGAACTACGACATCCTCTACCGGACCCCTCCCCGCCTGGTGGAACGATGCGACACCTTCGAGGTGACGGAGCGCCTCATGTACGACGGCTCGGTCCACACCGGATTCGATGAAGCCGACGCCCGCCGGATTGCCGCACTGATACGCGGCGGAGGCTACGAGGCGGTGGCCGTAGCCTTCCTGCACTCCTATACCAACCCTGCCCATGAAGTGGCAATGCGGCAGGTTCTGGCAGAGGTCATCCCCGAAGTGGAGGTGTCGATCTCGTCGGATCTCTCACGCGAGTACCGGGAGTACGAGCGGACCAGTACGGCAGTCCTTGACGCATACATCAAACCGATCGTTCGGACCTACCTGTACGACCTGGGCGCAGAACTGGCGTCCGGAGGTTTCGAAGGTCGGTTCCTGATGATGCGGTCCGGCGGCGGGGCGATGACCGCCTCCTCAGCCCGCGAGAACCCTGTGAACCTGATCCTGTCAGGACCGGCCGGAGGGGTCATCGGAGCGGCGGGCTTCGCCCGGATGATCGGGGAACCCAACCTCATCACGGTCGACATGGGGGGCACCAGCCTGGACGCCTCGCTCGTCATCGAAGGGCAACCCGTCATGCACCACGGCGCCGAGTTCGAGAGCCTGCCCATAAACATCTCATCCCTCTACATCCACACGATAGGGGCCGGCGGTGGCTCGATCGCCTGGACCGACGAAGCGGGAGGACTCCAGGTCGGACCGCACAGCGCCGGCGCAGACCCGGGCCCGGCTTCGTACGGATCCGGTGGACGCGAAGCCACGTTCACCGACGCCGCCCTCGTAGTGGGCTATCTCGGCCAGGAGACCCCACTTGGAGGGACCCTGACCCTCGACGAGGACCTGGCCCGCGGCGCATTGAGACCGCTCGCCGACCGCATGGGCATAACAGTGGAGGAACTCGCCCTCGGCGTGGTACGGATCTCGGCGGTCAAGGTAATGGGAGCGGTGCGCTCGATCACCGTCGAGTTGGGCCGCGACCCGAAGGACTTCGCCCTGCTGGCGTTCGGCGGCGCCGGTGGGATAGTGGCGGTCGACGTGGCCCGAGAGTTGGGTATGGGCACTGTCATCATCCCGCCGGGCCAGGGTGCCTTCTCCGCGCTCGGCATGTTGATGGCCGACGTCCAGCACGACTTCGCGCAGACCGCCCTGATGCCGCTGGAGTCTCTTGACGCCGGTCGGCTTGAACGCTCCTACGCCGAGATGTCGGCCCGTGCGGAAGACGTGCTGCGGTCGGAGGGCTTCCCTGTCAATAGGCAGGTACTGGAGCGCTCGGTCGACGTCAGGTACTCCGGCCAGGAACACCCGGTGTCGATCCCCCTCCCGGCCGGGACAGCGGACCCGATCGCATATCTGGGCCAGCGGTTCGCCGAACTGCACCATCGCCAGTACGGCCATACAATGACCGATCCGGTGGAGGTCACGACGCTGCGCCTGAGCGCCACCGGAACGGTTGACCAGCCCAGGCTGCCGACGCTTCCCCGCCGAGACGCCGGGCTGCCCGAGCCGTTCGCGACCAGGCCGGTTCTTGACGCCGGGGGCGCCTACCGGGTCCCCGCCGGGGTGTACAGGAGGGAGGACCTCCGCTGTGATGACGAGATCGCCGGACCGGCGGTGATAGTCGAGCACACCGCCACCACCGTCATCCATCCGGGCGACCATCTGGTGGTGGGGGAGCATGGCGAACTCGTGATAACGCTGGGGGCTACCGATGGTTGACGCCATAACGACCGAGATCATCCGTCACGGCCTTCTCTCGGCCTGCGAGGAGATGGCCCGGAACCTCTGCCGGACGTCCTACAACACGGTCGTCTACGAAACCCACGACTACGGGGTGGGACTGCACGATGTGAACGGAGACATCGCTGCCGACGCTCCGGGCATCGCCGTGTTCACCCGCGGCAACGACTACGGCATCAAGCGGTCGATCGAGTTCCTGGGAACGGACTCGATGAAGCCCGGGGACGTGTTCATAAACAACTACCCGTACTGGTCGTCGGCCCACACGCTCGACCCGCTCGTGTTCGCTCCGATCCACGTCGACGGGCGCCTGGTCGGGTTCGCGTCCTGCCGGTGCCACGT from bacterium includes the following:
- a CDS encoding hydantoinase/oxoprolinase family protein, which codes for MSTNRLAIDVGGTFTDVVSLDGSGEIRFEKVPTTPQDPSQGVIDSIARVDAALDRTSLFTHGTTLALNALLTRSGARTAVVATAGFRDVYLLGRTSREGNYDILYRTPPRLVERCDTFEVTERLMYDGSVHTGFDEADARRIAALIRGGGYEAVAVAFLHSYTNPAHEVAMRQVLAEVIPEVEVSISSDLSREYREYERTSTAVLDAYIKPIVRTYLYDLGAELASGGFEGRFLMMRSGGGAMTASSARENPVNLILSGPAGGVIGAAGFARMIGEPNLITVDMGGTSLDASLVIEGQPVMHHGAEFESLPINISSLYIHTIGAGGGSIAWTDEAGGLQVGPHSAGADPGPASYGSGGREATFTDAALVVGYLGQETPLGGTLTLDEDLARGALRPLADRMGITVEELALGVVRISAVKVMGAVRSITVELGRDPKDFALLAFGGAGGIVAVDVARELGMGTVIIPPGQGAFSALGMLMADVQHDFAQTALMPLESLDAGRLERSYAEMSARAEDVLRSEGFPVNRQVLERSVDVRYSGQEHPVSIPLPAGTADPIAYLGQRFAELHHRQYGHTMTDPVEVTTLRLSATGTVDQPRLPTLPRRDAGLPEPFATRPVLDAGGAYRVPAGVYRREDLRCDDEIAGPAVIVEHTATTVIHPGDHLVVGEHGELVITLGATDG